From Drosophila santomea strain STO CAGO 1482 chromosome 2R, Prin_Dsan_1.1, whole genome shotgun sequence:
AGACCAACGCAAGAAGCCCccattaaaaaaacaaaaacaacagcaagcAGTAGGAACAACCCGCCTTAGCATGATTCTGGAGAATTCGGATAAGCTCAAGGATTGGCTGAGCGTGGTCTTGGAGCCACTGTAAGTCCTTGCAAGCCGCTCTTTCTTATCCATCCCTCAACTAACCCTCCCCATTTACAGCTGCGATGCGGACTCTTCGGCCTTGGCGCGCTATGTCATCGCGCTGCTTAAGAAGGACAAATCGGATAAAGACCTCAAGCGGATCATGATCGAGCAGCTCGATGTTTTCCTGTCCGAGGAGACGACGCGTTTTGTTGAACGCCTCTTCGATGCCATTGCCAGCGAGGAATACCTGACGGTCCCTGCTGCTCCCCTGATAACGGCCTCCAGTGCATCCACCGCTGAGCTGGAACTCGACCAGGAACTGGCCCTGGCCATTGATGGGGCCCAGGACGACATCGAAGCAGTGTTGGCCGCCGATTCCCCTCCACCGCCTCCTAAAGAAAATGTGATACACACCGATAGCAATCAGGTCAAGTTAGAGCAGGCCAGTCAAGATGCCAGGGAAGCCGAGGCCCTAGCTTTTATCAGCCAGGAAGCCGGTATTGCCATGCACGCCTCTACAGATGCCAAGCTATCCTTTGATGTAAGTTTATTTGGTCTCTTAGTTGTAGCTTTTTGTTAACGTATCATATTTATCCAGCAGCACAAAACCAAAGACTCTCACAATCAACAGTCCGCCTCCAACTACCAACACCATCATGTGCGCAGTGCCAGCCCACCGGGCAGAAGCAGCGGCATCAGCGGTGGTGGAGGAAGTGGTGCTGGCGGAGCGGGTCTTGCGGCGGGCTATGCTGACAAGGAAAACCAGCCGCGCGACAGTCGACGGCGACGTGCTTCACTACGATCCCGATCCCGCTCCCGTTCGCGTTCTAACGAGCGCACTTTTCGGCGGTCCAGGTCACGCGACCGACGGGTTAACGAGCGCGAGAAAACTCAACGCCAGTTCCGCAATAAATCTCCGCCAGGCTCTCAGGCTGACAATCGCCATCATGGTCGTCGCAACTTTGATCGCCGACGCATCGGAGGTAACGCAGAAGATCGTCCTCGATTTGGAAACAACAAGAGCCGGCGCTCTCACAGTCGGTCAATGTCACCGGAACGAAACGCACGGCGCAACCAGAATTCCCCGGACCGAGTACAAGCAGCCCAAGCTAACCAGACCCCGGCACCAGTGGCGGCCCCAGCGCCCGTTCAGCATCCGGCTTCCCATCCTCGTCAGCGCTGCCGGGACTTTGACGAGAAGGGCTACTGTGTCAGGGGTGAAACATGTCCTTGGGACCACGGCATCAATCCGGTAGTTTTTGAGGGTATCAACAACTCGGCCCTCATGATGTCAATGCGTGAATACAATCCGGATGCGCCTGAAATATGGGCGAGGGGTGGAGTTCCGCCACCAGGAGCTGGTCAGGGACCTGTGCCTCCGCCATCGCAACCGGGACAAACTACCATTAACCCCTTCAGCGGTAATGTTCGACCAAGTACGCTGATGAGCGGCTCTGGGCCCAATCCGATGGGCGTTCCCAATCCCGCTGACTATGCACGCAATCCGGGCGCTCCTCCGCAGGCTGCCATGATGCCATTCCCTTTCAACCCCACTGCGGTGACCACTCCGTTACAGCGGCAACTGATACCTATTCCCGTAGTTGATGGCGCTCCCACGGGTGGCGTTGCTGAGGTTGGTAAGCGACGTTTCGAACTGGAGGATACAGTGGCTATTGCCGATGTGCCCACGAAACGAAAGGTGCCGATCAACAGTCGACTTGGCCCGCGGGTCAATCCCAACATGCAGCAGCATAACAGTTCGCTGGAGCTAAGGAAGGTACCACGCGGACTAAACACCATCGCTCATTTGAACAACCACTTTGCGAAGTTCGGCAAGATTGTTAACATTCAGGTTTCGTACGAAGGCGATCCAGAAGCAGCTATTGTGACTTTCTCCACACATGCTGAAGCAAATGTGGCCTACAGAAGCACGGAGGCTGTGCTAAACAACCGATTTATAAAGGTCTTCTGGCACAACGACAGCAGCGGTGCTGATGTGGGCCAGATGAACCagatggtgggtggtggaggaggcggtgggcGAAAGAACGCAAGCCAGTACCATCTGCATAACGTTCCGGCAGTGCCAACACCCAATGCTGATAGTGCGAAGATCAGCAATGCCAATCCTCTGACTGAGGCGGGAGCTGGTAATATTGGCACCCCTGCGACAGAACAAGCAAACACAGCGGCTCCGGCATCTATGCGTCTTAAGTTAAATACAGCGACAGCTGGCAGctcagctggaggagcagctggtTCGGGAGCACCGGGATCAGGTCGCCCCTTGAACCCTGCTGCCAATGCCGCTAGCATTCGCAAAAaacaggaggagcagcagaaagCAGTTCATCAATTGGCTAACGGCCTGCGCAAACGCAAACAAGAATTGCTCCAGAGCTATATGAAGCAGATGAAGACTGCCCTAGAACTGGTGGAGCGAATGGACCAGCAGGATCCCCAGAGGGCCCCTACTCTGCAGACAATAAAGGTGCTGCAGATGACAATCGACAAACTACGAAAGGAAATCCAGGCCGACCAAGATCAGTTGCAAGCGCAAatccagcaacaacagcagcagcaacagccccCCGTCAAGAAGACCAAGGAGCAGCAAAAGAAGGAATTGCTTGACATGGAGCTAGAGCTAATCGCTCAGCAACAAGAGGGTAACGACACTACAGCCATACAGAAGCGATTGGAGGAGTTACAACGCAACCTAGGTATTGGCCCAGCTGCGAATAACAAGTCTCCACACTATGCTGCTGCTTCCGGGGCACCCGGTGGCGGTGCAGGACGCAAGCGTCCGAATCTGCCGGAGGGACCCACGCGCGTTGATAGGCGACCAAAAGCTATTGTGGTCACTGGCTTTGCGGCCGAAGAGGCGGACTTTGTCCTGGGGCATTTTAAGGTAAGCTTTATGCCTAGTTCTTAAAATGAGATTGATGGAGATTTCTGGTTTTGGGTTGCAATGAACATGTAACTAAaagtatttttgttttttcacaGAACTTTGGCGAGATTTCTAAGCATGATGTAGACCGTGAGATTCCACAGTTAATACTCTCATACGCAACCCGCCTCAATGCCGAACAGGCTGTGCTCCGGGGCAAAATGTACAAAGACAAGCGTCTGCAGGTAAGTGAATGACAAAGGCTGCTGCCCGAAGACGGCAGTATATTAACTCTTTATGCACCCATAGATTTCGTGGGCTCCCGTGGTAACACCCGCACCAGCTCCAATGGCCGCCCCTGCTGAAAAGTCCGCTGGCCAAGGTGCCATGCCCGTTAGCCTAGAGAACCCCAAACAATTAATCCAGTCCGTCAGTGAGAGCGAGAGTCTGTTAGGCAGCGACACGCTGCCAGAGCTGCGCCTGGAagatgaggaggaggacgaggagtcCGAGGATCGATCCTGGCGACGTTGATGCATCGCCCTGCGCTGCTGAGGCGGCCGGAAAAGCTCCGTGTGGCTCATAAGTGTTAGGAAACCCTTAACAtgtatttgttgttattcTATATCTAACTGCTGAGTGTGCGTCAGTGCTGGGAATGCAAGAGCACTTTGCACACTTCAATTAAACGCTCTAAATATTACTAATATTTTACTGAACATAAGTTATGAATCGCCTAAAAATACGAATGAGTTTAGCTAAGCCTAAGTCCGTAATTACAACACTGAAACTACAAATTCAACAGCGAAATGCAACCAAACTCCAAGGCTCGATGCGAAATAGCGCGAGACAAAACATTGGTTAACTATCGCGAACTACCTTTgtatttacacatttttcaCTCTATCCTTTtcttatatacaaatatatatacgcaGATATATAATTGTTAAGATTTTATGTTGAGTTAAAACGATAAAACActaaaagaacaaaaaaattgcaaagaaAAAATCCCCAAAAACAAGCGCAATGAAagtcaaaaaagaaaaaaaatcgtaGCAACGTGAATGCTAAACAGAAAGTTATATAGAgagatataataaataaaatagtttcgTATTTCAGGAGAAACAATGTCTATTTTTGCTTAAAGAGAGGGTGGCAATCATACTTTtagatttaaaatgtttttatattgtGGGTGTTACTTCtatattcattattttcaAAAGACGCGCCTCTTTTTCGCTGTTACCAGCTGGAAAGCAGCAGCGCTGCCAGGAAATGAATCGATAACTGATAAAGGAACATCGATAAGCTCATCGATATTTTTACTCTTCATATGGCGCGGTCAAACGTTTGGTTTTACTTTACTGcgaatttatttgaatgaaaGCGGTCTTAACATGTTTTCGCCCTGTCTTCGATTCACACAGAAGATACTGCGCTAATCCCGGCCAGGCCATGAAGTACCTGAACGTGGCGGAGAAGAACGACGCCGCCAAAACGATTGCTGGCTTGCTGTCCAATGGCGCCGCGCGAAGGGTATGTACTTTAGTGGTTATCGTGGAATAAACACAACTTATTGGTTTTCCTGCCTCCAGCGAGAAGGGTACTCGGTGTACAACAAGGTGTTCGACTTCGAGGCACCTGTGCGCGGTCAGAATGCCAAAATGGTTATGACCTCCGTATCCGGCCACCTGATGCAGTTGGCATTCCAGGTGTCGtacaaaaattggaaaacgGTGGATCCGCGCTCTTTATTCGACGCGCCGGTGAAGAAGGGCGTGAGCTCAGATTATGAACCCATCAAAAGGACCTTGGAGCGCGAGGTCCGCGGCTGCCAGGGATTGATTGTCTGGACGGATTGCGATCGCGAGGGTGAGAACATTGGTTACGAGATAATTGACGTGTGTCGCGCTATCAAACCGAATATTTCGGTTTATCGTGCCACTTTCTCGGAGATTACCTCTGTGGCGGTGCGTCGGGCTTTGCAGCAACTGGGTCAGCCGGACAAAAGGCAGAGCGATGCAGTGGACGTGCGCACGGAACTGGATTTGCGAACTGGTGCCGCCATCACCCGATTTCAGACAATGCGCCTACAACGTCTGTTCCCGGAAAAGATAGCGGATAAGCTCATCTCTTATGGAAGTTGCCAAATTCCCACTCTGGGATTCGTCGCCGAGCGGTACAAGGAGATTGAGGCCTTTGTATCCGAGCCATTTTGGAAGATTAAGGGTAGGAGGACAATAACGGCATTGGAAAGctataaatattgtatttttagTTCTACACACAATTGATGATCTAACGGTGGAGTTTAATTGGGCCCGAAACCGACTATTCGATAAGGAAGCTTGTGAAAACTATCTGCTCCTTTGCCTGGCCGAGCCGGAACCTAGGGCACTCGTGGAGAGCGTTACCGTTAAGCCCAAACACAAATGGCGACCCACTCCGCTGGATacagtggaaatggaaaagcttGGCTCAAGAAAACTCAAGCTATCTGCCAAGGAGACGATGACTGTAGCCGAAAAACTATATAGCAAGGGTTTCATCAGCTATCCCCGTACGGAAACCAACCAGTTCTCCAAGGAGTTCGCTCTAGCGCCACTAGTTGAAATGCAAACGGGTCACCGCGACTGGGGAGCATTTGCCCAACGGGTGATTGAGTGGGGACCAAATCCTCGAAACGGTAACAAGTCAGATCAGGCCCATCCTCCCATTCATCCGACAAAGTTGGCAGAAAGTAagcaaatttgtatttaaatctTATGACCAACATAACAAACATCTTTCTCCTAAAGACCTGCAGGGAAACGAGGCGCGTGTGTACGAACTGGTCGTCCGGCACTTCCTCGCCTGCGTCAGTAAAGACGCCGTCGGCTCTGAAACCCTTGTCCACATCGATATTGCCGGTGAGAAGTTCACGGCCAACGGTCTGGTTATTCACGAGCGAAACTACCTggatgtttatgtttatgacAAGTGGAGTGCAAAGCAGATCCATCACTATGAAAACGGGCAGCGTTTTGAGCCAACGGAAGTGTCACTCCACGAAGGTGCCACCACTGCCCCGCCCCTGCTGACTGAAGCGGATCTGATTGCACTTATGGAAAAGCATGGGATTGGTACAGATGCCACACACGCTGAGCACATAAATACGATCAAGGAACGCGGCTACATTGGGGTGCTGGACAAGGGCTTTTTGGTACCTGGAGTTATAGGAATGGGACTATATGAGGGATACGATGCCATGGAACTGACTCTTGCAAAGCCAAAACTTCGTGCTGAGTTTGAATCGGACCTGAAACTAATTTGTCAGGGGCAGAAAGATCCCAAGATGGTCCTGACAGAACAGATCGCCAAGTATAAGCAGTCCTATCAGCAGATTACCGAAAAGATTACAGCCATGGACGCCAAGATATCGGCTCGCATCAATGAGACACCAACGGCGAATTCTTCGGGTCAGGTAGGAGAGGATGTAGGTGGTCCGAGTCAAGGCACTATGCAATCGATCTTCCAGTGCCCAAAGTGCAATGAGGCTCCACTGGCGCTCAAGCCAAAGAAGAACCAGCAGGGCTGGTATATTGGCTGCAATAATTTTCCCGACTGCAAAAACGTAGTCTGGCTTCCGACAGAGTGCAAGGACGTTTCCGTGCTTAGCGAGTGCTGTCCCACCTGCGGAGATGGATACAGAATGCTTAAGTTCCGTTTAAGCACGCCATACTATCGCGGTGTTTTCAATACGCCCCACGGTTGGTACAAGACCTGCCTGCCCTGCGATAATCTATTTCGCACCACGTTCAACATTAATTTGGATTCGGTTAAGAAAGTGGGTGGCATTGTAGGTGAGGTGCGAGGTGGAGGTTGGGGTCCAGGACCAGGACCTGGAGGCGGGGGCGGGGGCTATGGCGGAGGAGGGGGCTCTGGCGGAGGAGGGGGCTctggcggaggaggcggcTCTGGCGGAGGAAGGGGCTCTGGAGGATGGGGCAGCGGACCTGGTGGTGCTGGTTTGGGCGGGGGCGGCCATACCTCGGTTTCTGAAAATAGTCGCGGGAACCCTGCAACAGAAAGAGGAAAGAAACCTAACAGCGAATCTAAAAAACCAGCTACTAAAAAACCTCCAATCgagccaaagccaaagacGAAAGAGCCAAAAACaactgccaaaaaaaaagcaagcaGCAAATCGTCTGGCAGCATACGCAGCTACTTTACAAATGCAGCGACTACGAATTCTTCCAACAATGGACTAGATGAATTTTTCGATAGTAACGATGGCTTTGAGGACGCCATGTTGGCTGCTGCTGAATCCGTGGAATCGAGTACAAGCCAACCCAAAACAGTCAGTATGGTCCCTCTGGATGACGACATAGCTGCCGCGTTTGCTGCAGAAGATGATGCTGAATTTGAGGCGTTGGTCAACGGCGCAACCCTGCAGGCGAACTCTAATCTGGACCTGGACAAAAGCCTTTCGGAATGGGTACAGGAGCAGAACAAAGCGGAGGAGATGCCCATGATTTGGGGAACTCGGGAGCGAACGTCGTTCAGTACTACTGCTCCCACTCCTCCTCCGAAACCGGCAGCTAAACGACCGAGATGGGACAGTGCAGAATGGGATACCACACCACCCTCTTCGGCTCCTGAACTAGGAACAGTGCTGTGTACCGGATGTCAGCAGCCAGCTCGCCAGAACACTGTTCGTAAGAATGGACCCAACCTAGGCAGGCAGTACTTCAAGTGTCCCAAAGCGGATGAATGTAACTTCTTTCAGTGGGCTGATGAGCCCTCGTCGTCCGCCAAAAGCCAGAATTCCTCTGGCAATGCCCAACCAAGTACCACCTCTTGGGGCTCCAATCGGGTGGTTACACTGCCAAGCATTCAGCATAGCAACTCACAGCGTGGCCAATCATCTACACGATCAAACTCGAGTAGTACTGTCACTATTACTCAAACGAAAAATAAGCAGCAGGAGAGGAATACCACGACTGCAGTCGACGGAGAGGAGGTTAAATGCAACTGTGGGCAGTTGGCTAGAAAGCTGACGGTCCGAAAAGATGGACCAAACCAGGGTAGACCCTTTTATGCCTGTCCTACGCGGGAAAAGTCATGCGGTTTCTTTAAATGGGGAGATGAGGACCAAAACCAGAGTGTTACCAGCACGTCTTGGGGGTCGACTATTCGGAATCCTCCTGGAGGCAGTCATCCCACAGCTTCTACGTCTGATGGTCCTAAGATGCGTCGATGTGGTCTTTGTCGCAAGGAGGGACACGTCAGAACTAAGTGTCCACGCAAGAATGACTTTGATATGTAGTAGAACACGGAAATTACCGCAGAAAGGATAAGGGAAGATGTATTCGTATGTACATTGtataaagtgaaaataaaaaaaattgttgcttttgaattaaaatgcattattaACTGTTATATAGGAATTTGAACCGCAAGCTAGAAAAACACTCGTTTCTagattttataaatattaaacatttattggaGCGAGCTTC
This genomic window contains:
- the LOC120444333 gene encoding DNA topoisomerase 3-alpha, with the translated sequence MKAVLTCFRPVFDSHRRYCANPGQAMKYLNVAEKNDAAKTIAGLLSNGAARRREGYSVYNKVFDFEAPVRGQNAKMVMTSVSGHLMQLAFQVSYKNWKTVDPRSLFDAPVKKGVSSDYEPIKRTLEREVRGCQGLIVWTDCDREGENIGYEIIDVCRAIKPNISVYRATFSEITSVAVRRALQQLGQPDKRQSDAVDVRTELDLRTGAAITRFQTMRLQRLFPEKIADKLISYGSCQIPTLGFVAERYKEIEAFVSEPFWKIKVLHTIDDLTVEFNWARNRLFDKEACENYLLLCLAEPEPRALVESVTVKPKHKWRPTPLDTVEMEKLGSRKLKLSAKETMTVAEKLYSKGFISYPRTETNQFSKEFALAPLVEMQTGHRDWGAFAQRVIEWGPNPRNGNKSDQAHPPIHPTKLAENLQGNEARVYELVVRHFLACVSKDAVGSETLVHIDIAGEKFTANGLVIHERNYLDVYVYDKWSAKQIHHYENGQRFEPTEVSLHEGATTAPPLLTEADLIALMEKHGIGTDATHAEHINTIKERGYIGVLDKGFLVPGVIGMGLYEGYDAMELTLAKPKLRAEFESDLKLICQGQKDPKMVLTEQIAKYKQSYQQITEKITAMDAKISARINETPTANSSGQVGEDVGGPSQGTMQSIFQCPKCNEAPLALKPKKNQQGWYIGCNNFPDCKNVVWLPTECKDVSVLSECCPTCGDGYRMLKFRLSTPYYRGVFNTPHGWYKTCLPCDNLFRTTFNINLDSVKKVGGIVGEVRGGGWGPGPGPGGGGGGYGGGGGSGGGGGSGGGGGSGGGRGSGGWGSGPGGAGLGGGGHTSVSENSRGNPATERGKKPNSESKKPATKKPPIEPKPKTKEPKTTAKKKASSKSSGSIRSYFTNAATTNSSNNGLDEFFDSNDGFEDAMLAAAESVESSTSQPKTVSMVPLDDDIAAAFAAEDDAEFEALVNGATLQANSNLDLDKSLSEWVQEQNKAEEMPMIWGTRERTSFSTTAPTPPPKPAAKRPRWDSAEWDTTPPSSAPELGTVLCTGCQQPARQNTVRKNGPNLGRQYFKCPKADECNFFQWADEPSSSAKSQNSSGNAQPSTTSWGSNRVVTLPSIQHSNSQRGQSSTRSNSSSTVTITQTKNKQQERNTTTAVDGEEVKCNCGQLARKLTVRKDGPNQGRPFYACPTREKSCGFFKWGDEDQNQSVTSTSWGSTIRNPPGGSHPTASTSDGPKMRRCGLCRKEGHVRTKCPRKNDFDM
- the LOC120445183 gene encoding zinc finger protein swm isoform X1, translating into MILENSDKLKDWLSVVLEPLCDADSSALARYVIALLKKDKSDKDLKRIMIEQLDVFLSEETTRFVERLFDAIASEEYLTVPAAPLITASSASTAELELDQELALAIDGAQDDIEAVLAADSPPPPPKENVIHTDSNQVKLEQASQDAREAEALAFISQEAGIAMHASTDAKLSFDQHKTKDSHNQQSASNYQHHHVRSASPPGRSSGISGGGGSGAGGAGLAAGYADKENQPRDSRRRRASLRSRSRSRSRSNERTFRRSRSRDRRVNEREKTQRQFRNKSPPGSQADNRHHGRRNFDRRRIGGNAEDRPRFGNNKSRRSHSRSMSPERNARRNQNSPDRVQAAQANQTPAPVAAPAPVQHPASHPRQRCRDFDEKGYCVRGETCPWDHGINPVVFEGINNSALMMSMREYNPDAPEIWARGGVPPPGAGQGPVPPPSQPGQTTINPFSGNVRPSTLMSGSGPNPMGVPNPADYARNPGAPPQAAMMPFPFNPTAVTTPLQRQLIPIPVVDGAPTGGVAEVGKRRFELEDTVAIADVPTKRKVPINSRLGPRVNPNMQQHNSSLELRKVPRGLNTIAHLNNHFAKFGKIVNIQVSYEGDPEAAIVTFSTHAEANVAYRSTEAVLNNRFIKVFWHNDSSGADVGQMNQMVGGGGGGGRKNASQYHLHNVPAVPTPNADSAKISNANPLTEAGAGNIGTPATEQANTAAPASMRLKLNTATAGSSAGGAAGSGAPGSGRPLNPAANAASIRKKQEEQQKAVHQLANGLRKRKQELLQSYMKQMKTALELVERMDQQDPQRAPTLQTIKVLQMTIDKLRKEIQADQDQLQAQIQQQQQQQQPPVKKTKEQQKKELLDMELELIAQQQEGNDTTAIQKRLEELQRNLGIGPAANNKSPHYAAASGAPGGGAGRKRPNLPEGPTRVDRRPKAIVVTGFAAEEADFVLGHFKNFGEISKHDVDREIPQLILSYATRLNAEQAVLRGKMYKDKRLQISWAPVVTPAPAPMAAPAEKSAGQGAMPVSLENPKQLIQSVSESESLLGSDTLPELRLEDEEEDEESEDRSWRR
- the LOC120445183 gene encoding zinc finger protein swm isoform X2, with amino-acid sequence MILENSDKLKDWLSVVLEPLCDADSSALARYVIALLKKDKSDKDLKRIMIEQLDVFLSEETTRFVERLFDAIASEEYLTVPAAPLITASSASTAELELDQELALAIDGAQDDIEAVLAADSPPPPPKENVIHTDSNQVKLEQASQDAREAEALAFISQEAGIAMHASTDAKLSFDHKTKDSHNQQSASNYQHHHVRSASPPGRSSGISGGGGSGAGGAGLAAGYADKENQPRDSRRRRASLRSRSRSRSRSNERTFRRSRSRDRRVNEREKTQRQFRNKSPPGSQADNRHHGRRNFDRRRIGGNAEDRPRFGNNKSRRSHSRSMSPERNARRNQNSPDRVQAAQANQTPAPVAAPAPVQHPASHPRQRCRDFDEKGYCVRGETCPWDHGINPVVFEGINNSALMMSMREYNPDAPEIWARGGVPPPGAGQGPVPPPSQPGQTTINPFSGNVRPSTLMSGSGPNPMGVPNPADYARNPGAPPQAAMMPFPFNPTAVTTPLQRQLIPIPVVDGAPTGGVAEVGKRRFELEDTVAIADVPTKRKVPINSRLGPRVNPNMQQHNSSLELRKVPRGLNTIAHLNNHFAKFGKIVNIQVSYEGDPEAAIVTFSTHAEANVAYRSTEAVLNNRFIKVFWHNDSSGADVGQMNQMVGGGGGGGRKNASQYHLHNVPAVPTPNADSAKISNANPLTEAGAGNIGTPATEQANTAAPASMRLKLNTATAGSSAGGAAGSGAPGSGRPLNPAANAASIRKKQEEQQKAVHQLANGLRKRKQELLQSYMKQMKTALELVERMDQQDPQRAPTLQTIKVLQMTIDKLRKEIQADQDQLQAQIQQQQQQQQPPVKKTKEQQKKELLDMELELIAQQQEGNDTTAIQKRLEELQRNLGIGPAANNKSPHYAAASGAPGGGAGRKRPNLPEGPTRVDRRPKAIVVTGFAAEEADFVLGHFKNFGEISKHDVDREIPQLILSYATRLNAEQAVLRGKMYKDKRLQISWAPVVTPAPAPMAAPAEKSAGQGAMPVSLENPKQLIQSVSESESLLGSDTLPELRLEDEEEDEESEDRSWRR